The Prochlorococcus marinus str. MIT 9301 genome window below encodes:
- the uvrA gene encoding excinuclease ABC subunit UvrA, translating into MVNKVDSSFEEDNSINIRGARQHNLKNIDLSLPRNKFIVFTGVSGSGKSSLAFDTIFAEGQRRYVESLSAYARQFLGQVDKPDVDNIEGLSPAISIDQKSTSHNPRSTVGTVTEIQDYLRLLFGRAGEPHCHHCGIPISPQTIDEMVDQILLLPEGTRYQLLAPVVRGKKGTHTKLISGLAAEGFARVRINGEVRELADSIELDKNQIHNIEVVVDRLIAREGIQERLNDSLQTCLKRGDGLAIVEVVPKKGENLPSNLEREKLYSENYACPVHGSIVEELSPRLFSFNSPYGACPDCHGIGYLKKFTADRVIPDKTLPVYAAIAPWSEKDNTYYFSLLYSVGQAYGFELKTPWKDLSDLQKQVLLLGSDKPILIQADSRFKTSSGFERPFEGILPILERQFNEANGESVKQKLEKYLELVPCKTCSGKRLRPEALAVKIGPYNITDLTSISVSETLNHIEFLMGLSNTKKKNISLSEKQKQIGELVLKEIRLRLKFLINVGLDYLTLDRPAMTLSGGEAQRIRLATQIGAGLTGVLYVLDEPSIGLHQRDNDRLLETLKSLRDLGNTLVVVEHDEDTMKSADYLVDIGPGAGVYGGEIIAKGSYQDVLNSEKSLTGAYLSGRKSIPTPKERRSSVKKSLILNNCSKNNLKNISVEFPLGRLVSITGVSGSGKSTLINELLHPALCHSLGLKVPFPQGVKELKGIKAIDKVIVIDQSPIGRTPRSNPATYTGAFDPIRQIFTATVEAKARGYQAGQFSFNVKGGRCEACKGQGVNVIEMNFLPDVYVQCEVCKGARFNRETLQVKYKGFNISDVLEMTVEQAAETFSAIPQAADRLSTLVDVGLGYVKLGQPAPTLSGGEAQRVKLATELSKRATGKTLYLIDEPTTGLSFYDVHKLMDVIQRLVDKGNSVIVIEHNLDVIRCSDWIIDLGPDGGDKGGEIIAEGIPEDVAKNPRSHTAKYLKKVLN; encoded by the coding sequence ATGGTTAATAAAGTTGATAGTAGTTTTGAAGAAGATAATTCAATTAATATTAGAGGTGCTCGTCAGCATAATTTAAAAAATATTGATCTTTCTCTACCTAGGAATAAATTTATAGTTTTTACGGGTGTTAGTGGAAGTGGTAAAAGTTCTTTAGCCTTTGATACTATTTTTGCTGAAGGTCAGAGAAGATATGTTGAGAGTCTTTCTGCATATGCAAGACAATTTTTGGGTCAAGTAGATAAACCAGATGTTGACAATATTGAGGGTTTATCACCTGCCATTTCAATTGATCAAAAATCTACAAGTCATAATCCTCGATCAACAGTTGGAACAGTAACAGAGATACAAGATTATTTAAGATTATTGTTTGGTCGTGCTGGTGAGCCGCATTGTCACCACTGCGGGATTCCAATTTCGCCTCAAACAATTGATGAAATGGTGGATCAAATTCTTCTTTTGCCAGAAGGAACAAGGTACCAATTGTTGGCTCCTGTTGTAAGAGGTAAGAAAGGAACACATACAAAATTAATAAGTGGACTAGCTGCTGAAGGATTTGCCAGAGTTAGAATCAATGGGGAAGTAAGAGAACTTGCTGATAGTATTGAATTAGATAAAAATCAAATTCATAATATTGAGGTAGTAGTTGATAGATTAATTGCAAGAGAAGGAATACAAGAAAGATTAAATGATTCTCTTCAAACTTGTCTCAAAAGAGGAGATGGCTTAGCAATAGTAGAAGTTGTCCCAAAAAAAGGAGAAAATTTACCTTCTAACTTAGAGAGAGAGAAACTTTACTCAGAAAATTATGCATGTCCTGTACATGGCTCTATTGTTGAAGAACTTTCTCCTAGATTATTTTCTTTTAATAGCCCATATGGTGCTTGTCCAGATTGTCATGGGATTGGTTATTTAAAAAAATTTACTGCGGATAGAGTTATACCTGATAAAACATTGCCTGTTTATGCTGCAATAGCTCCTTGGAGTGAGAAAGATAATACTTATTATTTCTCATTACTTTATTCTGTAGGACAAGCTTATGGTTTTGAATTAAAAACTCCTTGGAAAGATTTAAGTGATTTGCAAAAACAAGTTCTACTTTTGGGATCAGATAAACCAATATTAATTCAAGCTGATAGTCGTTTTAAAACTTCTAGTGGTTTTGAAAGACCTTTTGAAGGAATTTTACCAATTTTAGAAAGGCAATTCAATGAAGCCAATGGTGAATCAGTTAAACAAAAATTAGAAAAGTATCTAGAATTAGTTCCCTGTAAGACATGTTCTGGAAAAAGATTAAGACCTGAGGCTTTGGCCGTTAAAATTGGTCCATATAATATTACTGACTTAACTTCTATAAGTGTTTCTGAAACCCTAAATCACATAGAATTCCTCATGGGTTTGAGTAATACAAAGAAAAAAAATATATCTTTATCAGAAAAACAAAAGCAGATAGGTGAATTGGTTTTAAAAGAGATTCGTTTACGTTTGAAGTTTTTAATTAATGTAGGCTTAGATTATTTAACTTTAGATAGACCAGCTATGACTTTGTCTGGTGGTGAGGCTCAGCGTATTAGATTGGCTACACAAATAGGAGCAGGTCTTACTGGGGTTTTGTATGTATTAGATGAACCAAGTATAGGTTTGCATCAGAGAGACAATGACAGATTATTAGAAACATTAAAAAGCTTAAGAGACTTGGGAAATACTTTGGTTGTTGTTGAACATGATGAAGATACTATGAAATCCGCAGATTATTTAGTAGATATTGGTCCAGGGGCAGGTGTTTATGGTGGGGAAATTATTGCTAAGGGATCTTATCAAGATGTCTTAAATTCAGAAAAGTCATTAACTGGAGCTTATCTCAGTGGTAGAAAGTCGATTCCTACTCCAAAAGAACGTAGATCATCTGTAAAAAAAAGTTTAATTTTAAATAATTGCTCTAAAAATAATTTAAAAAATATTTCTGTTGAATTTCCTTTAGGAAGGTTAGTTTCTATTACTGGCGTGAGTGGAAGTGGGAAGAGTACTTTGATAAATGAATTACTTCATCCTGCATTATGTCATTCTTTAGGATTAAAAGTCCCTTTTCCTCAAGGCGTAAAAGAGTTAAAGGGTATAAAGGCAATTGATAAAGTTATCGTTATTGATCAATCTCCAATAGGAAGAACTCCAAGATCAAATCCTGCTACATATACTGGTGCTTTTGATCCTATAAGGCAGATATTTACTGCTACAGTTGAAGCAAAAGCAAGAGGCTATCAGGCTGGTCAATTTAGCTTTAATGTGAAAGGAGGAAGATGCGAAGCTTGTAAGGGTCAGGGAGTAAATGTAATTGAAATGAACTTTTTACCTGATGTGTATGTTCAATGTGAAGTATGTAAAGGAGCTCGTTTTAATAGGGAAACTCTTCAGGTGAAATATAAAGGTTTCAATATATCTGATGTCTTAGAGATGACTGTTGAACAAGCTGCAGAAACATTCTCTGCAATACCTCAAGCTGCTGATAGATTATCTACATTGGTAGATGTCGGTTTAGGATATGTCAAATTAGGTCAACCAGCTCCTACATTATCCGGTGGAGAGGCTCAAAGAGTTAAGTTAGCTACGGAATTGTCCAAAAGGGCTACTGGAAAAACTTTATATTTGATTGATGAACCAACTACAGGATTAAGTTTTTATGATGTTCATAAATTAATGGATGTGATACAACGTTTGGTAGATAAAGGTAATTCAGTAATTGTTATTGAACATAATTTAGATGTTATTAGATGTTCAGATTGGATTATCGATTTAGGTCCTGATGGAGGGGATAAAGGAGGAGAAATCATTGCAGAAGGTATTCCTGAGGATGTAGCTAAAAATCCTAGAAGTCATACAGCAAAATATCTTAAAAAGGTCTTAAATTAA
- a CDS encoding AAA family ATPase codes for MLVQLKIENIALIEIIEINFEKGLNIITGDSGSGKSLILDSLNALFGGTNIPLKHLIRPGKDFCVIEAIFSSSIQINNWLIRNGFEITSSELQIKRKSYKKNNKILTKYSLNDLPINRQSLEKLGGFLIDFAGQSDTFIFDSLDKRRLIIDDLCSQEFRDTSERIKNIWGEIKVLKALMDEKIEFSRNQEEKNLAIKHMLKSLEEADLNSSEEILELELLENKLVNNLEINNSIKSSLENLNNFSHDEPSVTSFINQSLKILNKTADFDLKIQKFREKLFNIHADVEDLIFDLKSYLQEIESYESNLPEIQKRLFFLKNLERTFALDLTQLIEKRDQLKMYFQQNDQGNEICRIKAQIENFQSNLNSLFVIQSIERKKIAKQLQNSVMLILSNLGLENANFLIQFSECKPSGDGIDDINFLFSANPDQKLAPLSNVISGGEMSRFLLAIKSSISKQPNTFFLDEIDSGLSGKSLFSLVELIKEISKNQQVLCITHQPFLAARGSVHFKVNKNVINGITYTSIAKLTTKNQRKNELIELIGGGSCEVIEYASRLLDRSAA; via the coding sequence GTGGAACTAATATACCTCTAAAACATTTAATACGTCCAGGAAAAGATTTTTGCGTTATTGAGGCGATATTTTCTTCTTCTATTCAAATCAATAATTGGTTAATTCGTAATGGTTTTGAAATAACTTCTTCAGAACTACAAATTAAAAGAAAATCTTATAAAAAAAATAATAAAATCTTAACCAAATATAGCCTTAATGATTTACCAATTAATAGACAATCATTAGAAAAACTTGGAGGATTTTTAATTGATTTTGCAGGTCAATCTGACACTTTTATCTTTGATTCTCTTGATAAAAGAAGACTAATTATTGATGACTTATGTTCTCAAGAATTTAGAGATACTAGCGAAAGGATTAAAAATATATGGGGAGAGATTAAAGTTTTAAAAGCCTTAATGGATGAAAAAATAGAATTTTCTAGGAATCAAGAAGAAAAAAACTTGGCAATTAAACACATGTTGAAGAGTTTAGAGGAAGCTGATTTAAATTCAAGTGAGGAAATTTTAGAACTAGAGTTATTAGAAAATAAACTTGTAAATAATCTTGAAATTAATAATTCAATTAAATCATCATTAGAAAATTTAAATAATTTCAGTCATGATGAACCTTCAGTAACTTCTTTTATAAATCAATCACTAAAGATTTTAAATAAAACAGCAGATTTTGATTTAAAGATTCAAAAATTTAGAGAGAAGTTATTCAATATTCATGCTGATGTTGAAGATTTAATTTTTGATTTAAAATCATATTTGCAAGAAATAGAAAGTTATGAATCTAATCTTCCAGAAATACAAAAAAGATTATTCTTTTTAAAAAACTTAGAGAGAACTTTTGCGTTAGATTTAACTCAATTAATTGAAAAACGCGATCAATTAAAGATGTATTTTCAACAAAATGATCAAGGTAATGAGATTTGCAGGATTAAAGCTCAAATTGAGAATTTTCAAAGTAATCTAAATTCTTTATTTGTTATTCAATCTATTGAAAGAAAAAAAATTGCTAAGCAGTTACAAAATTCAGTAATGTTAATTTTAAGCAATCTAGGTTTAGAAAATGCAAATTTTTTAATTCAATTTTCTGAATGTAAGCCTTCTGGCGATGGAATTGACGATATAAATTTTTTGTTTTCGGCTAATCCTGATCAGAAGCTTGCTCCATTATCAAATGTTATTTCTGGCGGAGAAATGTCAAGATTTTTATTAGCTATTAAATCTAGTATTTCTAAACAACCCAACACTTTCTTTTTAGATGAAATTGATAGTGGTTTAAGTGGTAAATCTCTATTTTCTTTGGTTGAGCTTATAAAAGAAATTTCTAAAAATCAACAAGTCTTATGTATTACACATCAACCATTCCTAGCTGCTAGGGGATCAGTTCATTTTAAAGTTAACAAAAACGTAATTAATGGAATAACTTATACTTCAATTGCAAAACTAACTACTAAAAATCAAAGAAAAAATGAACTGATCGAACTTATAGGTGGAGGTTCTTGCGAAGTAATCGAATATGCTTCTAGACTCCTTGATCGCTCAGCTGCGTAA